The following coding sequences are from one Virgibacillus necropolis window:
- a CDS encoding Zn-dependent hydrolase: MINIDRLKSRMLEMAEIGKTNNNGVTRLALSEEERRGRLLLIQWMKDLGLAVRYDDFGNIYGRSEGTDPNASVIMSGSHIDSVPKGGKFDGVLGVLGALEAVESMLEKGIKHRHPIEIVSFTNEEGARFTPQMLGSGAVTGEFSREYIYNRTDDEGFRFEDELKKINFVGDEKNRLDNVGTFIEMHIEQGPVLETSQQTIGVVEGIAGFSWMEVTITGESNHSGTTPMSHRKDSLVTAAIAIKKISDWAKNEPEGIVATIGKIQTNPDIINAVPGETSFTIDIRCPREDQFEQCVKEVKEIIEKIVNEDSLTYSINEIRTHSPVIFSNRIVATIEEVCKGQNLSYRLMSSGAGHDAMYMNNIAETAMIFVPTVNGKSHCEEEDTLWTDIEKGASVLYETLASLAE, encoded by the coding sequence ATGATTAATATCGATAGATTAAAGTCACGTATGCTGGAAATGGCGGAGATTGGAAAAACCAATAATAATGGTGTAACAAGACTTGCTCTTTCAGAAGAGGAACGAAGAGGACGGCTCTTATTAATCCAATGGATGAAAGATTTAGGACTAGCTGTTCGCTATGATGATTTTGGAAATATCTATGGTAGAAGTGAAGGTACAGATCCTAATGCCTCTGTAATTATGTCTGGATCACATATTGATTCTGTGCCAAAAGGCGGCAAGTTTGATGGAGTTTTAGGCGTATTAGGTGCGTTAGAGGCAGTTGAATCTATGTTGGAAAAAGGAATAAAACATCGTCATCCAATTGAAATTGTTTCTTTTACGAACGAAGAAGGTGCTAGATTCACACCACAAATGTTGGGAAGCGGTGCGGTTACTGGTGAATTTTCTCGTGAATATATCTATAATCGTACGGATGATGAAGGATTTCGTTTTGAAGATGAATTAAAAAAAATAAACTTCGTAGGTGACGAGAAAAATCGATTGGACAATGTAGGGACCTTTATTGAAATGCATATTGAGCAAGGACCGGTTTTAGAAACAAGCCAGCAAACAATTGGTGTAGTAGAGGGAATTGCTGGCTTTTCATGGATGGAAGTAACAATTACCGGAGAGTCAAATCATTCTGGCACAACACCTATGTCACATCGTAAAGACTCCCTTGTTACTGCTGCTATAGCAATTAAGAAAATATCTGATTGGGCAAAAAACGAACCAGAAGGCATCGTCGCAACCATTGGAAAGATTCAAACAAACCCCGACATCATTAATGCTGTACCTGGCGAGACATCCTTCACGATTGATATTCGTTGTCCAAGAGAAGATCAATTTGAACAATGTGTTAAGGAAGTGAAAGAAATCATTGAAAAAATCGTTAACGAAGATTCATTAACTTATTCCATTAATGAAATCCGAACCCACTCCCCAGTAATTTTTTCAAATCGCATTGTAGCGACTATTGAGGAAGTTTGTAAAGGGCAAAATCTTTCTTACAGGCTTATGAGTAGTGGTGCTGGACACGATGCAATGTATATGAACAATATAGCAGAAACTGCCATGATATTCGTTCCAACTGTAAACGGGAAAAGTCATTGTGAGGAAGAAGATACCTTATGGACAGATATTGAAAAAGGTGCGTCTGTTCTTTATGAAACCTTGGCGAGTTTGGCAGAATAA
- a CDS encoding amino acid ABC transporter ATP-binding protein, which produces MVSVQNIKKSFDNNIVLQDINLTVNKSEVVVIMGPSGSGKSTLLRCITFLEEPDTGIIKLGENEVIAGFKPNKKRKSSIRELRQNTGFVFQQFNLFPHKTALENVMEGPIVIKKMDRQEAKEKAKVLLNKVGLGDRMDHYPAKLSGGQQQRVAIARALSMEPMVMLYDEPTSALDPELVREVLLVMKELAKEGMTMVVVTHEMGFAKDVADRVIFMDDGMIVEEGSSDQIFNRPREERTKRFLRDVSEESDR; this is translated from the coding sequence ATAGTAAGTGTTCAAAACATAAAAAAGTCTTTCGATAACAATATTGTGCTGCAGGATATTAACCTAACTGTGAATAAAAGCGAAGTTGTAGTAATCATGGGGCCGAGTGGATCTGGCAAATCGACGTTGCTTCGATGTATAACGTTTTTAGAAGAGCCTGACACGGGAATTATAAAATTAGGTGAAAACGAGGTAATAGCCGGATTTAAACCAAATAAAAAAAGAAAATCTTCTATTAGAGAACTGCGCCAGAATACAGGATTTGTGTTTCAACAGTTTAATTTATTTCCTCATAAAACTGCCCTAGAAAATGTGATGGAAGGGCCAATTGTAATTAAAAAAATGGATCGTCAAGAAGCTAAAGAAAAAGCTAAGGTACTATTAAATAAAGTTGGTTTAGGAGATAGGATGGACCATTACCCAGCTAAACTCTCAGGTGGCCAACAACAAAGGGTTGCTATAGCCAGGGCACTTTCTATGGAACCGATGGTAATGCTTTATGACGAGCCCACCTCAGCATTAGATCCAGAATTAGTACGGGAGGTTCTTTTAGTAATGAAAGAACTGGCTAAAGAAGGAATGACGATGGTTGTTGTAACGCATGAAATGGGATTTGCCAAGGATGTAGCTGACCGTGTTATTTTTATGGATGATGGTATGATAGTGGAGGAAGGTAGTTCGGATCAGATATTCAATAGGCCTAGAGAGGAAAGAACTAAAAGGTTTCTTAGGGATGTAAGTGAAGAATCGGATAGATAG
- a CDS encoding transporter substrate-binding domain-containing protein translates to MKRFYQIAVILLVVLVITACNNSSEPSGDKKESVLNKVEESGVLRVGFEGTYQPFNYLDDNNEYVGFDVDIANELANRLGVEAEFIATKWDSLIGGLKADKFDVVIGQMTVTEERKESVDFTDPYVVTGSVLITREDTTDITKLEDIKGKKVGVGGGTTFEEVANSVDGAEVVLYKAVTDYIQDLVNGRLDVIINDQLLMSYNIKEEGLPIRIASDIVNKDEIGMAVKKNSPEFVAKLNEELAGMIEDGTYAEIYKKWFDSEPLVK, encoded by the coding sequence ATGAAACGTTTTTATCAAATAGCCGTTATTTTGCTCGTAGTGTTAGTAATTACAGCCTGTAATAATAGTTCAGAACCTAGTGGGGATAAAAAGGAAAGTGTTCTTAATAAAGTAGAAGAGTCAGGAGTATTGCGGGTAGGATTTGAAGGAACATATCAACCCTTTAATTATTTAGATGATAACAATGAATACGTTGGATTTGATGTTGATATAGCCAATGAATTAGCAAACAGGCTTGGTGTTGAGGCAGAATTTATCGCTACTAAGTGGGATAGTCTTATTGGGGGGCTTAAAGCAGATAAATTTGACGTCGTTATTGGACAAATGACAGTTACAGAGGAGAGAAAAGAAAGTGTTGATTTTACAGATCCATATGTAGTAACAGGTTCGGTTTTAATAACAAGAGAAGATACAACTGATATAACCAAATTAGAGGATATAAAAGGAAAAAAAGTAGGGGTAGGGGGAGGAACAACTTTCGAAGAGGTGGCTAACAGTGTTGATGGCGCAGAAGTTGTCTTGTATAAAGCTGTTACCGACTACATTCAGGATTTAGTTAATGGAAGGCTGGATGTGATCATTAACGATCAATTGTTAATGAGCTACAACATAAAGGAAGAGGGACTTCCAATCAGAATAGCAAGCGATATTGTTAACAAAGATGAGATAGGTATGGCTGTTAAGAAAAACAGCCCCGAATTTGTTGCTAAACTAAACGAGGAATTAGCTGGAATGATTGAAGATGGCACGTACGCTGAAATTTACAAAAAGTGGTTTGATTCGGAACCGCTAGTAAAATAA
- a CDS encoding LysM peptidoglycan-binding domain-containing protein gives MLSTISKSHNVSLNSLLASNSSISNPDVIFPGQIITIPDANGKTFTVTAYTAGYESTGKNPGDPAYGVTASGAHVKEGQTIACPSSIPFGTKVHIPYFDETFSCQDRGSAITKGRLDVYMNDLDDALQFGVRDLQVQILN, from the coding sequence GTGTTATCAACAATATCAAAGTCTCATAACGTAAGTCTCAACTCGTTACTCGCGTCCAATTCTTCCATATCTAATCCGGATGTCATCTTTCCTGGACAGATTATAACGATTCCCGACGCAAACGGAAAAACCTTCACAGTCACTGCCTATACCGCGGGATATGAATCAACTGGAAAAAACCCTGGAGATCCGGCGTACGGTGTTACCGCATCGGGTGCCCATGTAAAGGAAGGGCAAACAATCGCTTGTCCATCTTCAATTCCTTTTGGGACAAAAGTACATATCCCTTATTTTGATGAAACATTTAGTTGCCAAGATCGCGGAAGTGCAATTACAAAGGGACGGTTGGATGTATATATGAACGATTTAGATGATGCATTACAGTTCGGTGTAAGAGATTTACAAGTTCAAATTTTAAATTAA
- a CDS encoding saccharopine dehydrogenase family protein, with product MEVVVLGTGMIGTTVVRELVKYKNIKKVTAVDGFSENINKCLAVTDNAKVVGKVADLRTGEAIYEVLKDADVAIACLPHSLSLPAVNAAISAKCNLVDLVGSKYEEKKELDGLAKEAGIIVIPGCGVAPGITNFLAAQGIEMLDETDEAVMICGGIPRHPLPPLWYQVVFRLESVMGLYTRPAKAVENGELINLPALSGLETMNFPNLVGECEAVITDAHSTAYTLKDKVKRLYEKTVRYSGHWSKMSVLAELGFFEEESIEVDGNLISPRKLTEKVLEPKLRGNSIEDITVLRVVAKGKKNGENTTHTWEMIDYYDHERKITSMAKTTAIPAMLLATWILDKKVTETGVVPVENIIVGDRFTPFIEELSENGVEIKYKMESS from the coding sequence ATGGAAGTTGTTGTGTTGGGTACTGGAATGATTGGTACAACTGTTGTTCGAGAACTTGTTAAGTATAAAAATATAAAAAAAGTAACTGCGGTTGATGGTTTTAGTGAAAATATTAATAAATGTCTGGCTGTTACAGATAATGCTAAAGTTGTTGGCAAAGTAGCTGATTTACGGACGGGAGAAGCTATTTATGAGGTATTAAAAGATGCCGATGTTGCAATTGCGTGTTTGCCCCATTCATTAAGCTTACCTGCCGTTAATGCAGCGATTTCTGCTAAATGTAACTTAGTAGATTTAGTTGGGTCCAAATATGAAGAAAAGAAGGAATTGGACGGTCTTGCAAAAGAAGCGGGAATTATTGTTATACCGGGTTGTGGGGTAGCGCCTGGGATAACGAATTTTTTAGCAGCGCAAGGAATTGAAATGTTAGATGAGACGGATGAGGCAGTAATGATTTGTGGAGGAATACCGAGGCACCCGCTACCTCCATTGTGGTACCAAGTAGTTTTTCGTTTGGAAAGTGTGATGGGCTTATACACTAGACCAGCGAAAGCGGTTGAAAATGGTGAACTTATCAACTTACCGGCATTGTCGGGCCTTGAAACGATGAACTTCCCTAATTTAGTTGGAGAATGTGAAGCAGTAATAACTGATGCGCATAGCACTGCATATACACTTAAGGATAAGGTGAAAAGACTTTATGAGAAAACAGTCAGATATTCAGGTCATTGGAGCAAAATGTCTGTTCTTGCTGAGCTTGGATTTTTTGAAGAAGAGTCCATTGAGGTTGATGGAAATTTAATAAGTCCAAGAAAGTTAACGGAAAAAGTATTAGAACCAAAGCTACGTGGTAACTCAATTGAGGATATTACTGTTTTACGTGTAGTAGCTAAAGGTAAAAAGAATGGAGAGAACACAACGCACACTTGGGAAATGATTGATTATTACGATCATGAACGTAAGATCACTTCTATGGCTAAAACAACTGCAATTCCAGCTATGTTGTTGGCAACTTGGATTTTAGATAAAAAAGTTACGGAAACTGGAGTTGTTCCAGTTGAAAACATCATTGTTGGTGATCGGTTTACTCCTTTCATTGAAGAATTAAGTGAAAATGGTGTTGAAATTAAATACAAAATGGAATCGAGTTAA
- a CDS encoding amino acid ABC transporter permease — MDFSLIFDYLPPLLNATLVTIMLAVVSVIFALILGFFSALARISKMKILRAIASVYISIFRGTPLLVQIFVIYYGLPQIDIAMNPISSSILALSLNAGSYLSESFRAAILAVDKGQMEAAVSMGMTYGQAMRRVILPQSIRIAIPTLSNTYIILIKDTSLVSVITVTELLQMSTLIIAKTFEPLTIYLIAAAIYWVVITFFTVVLDRFEKRTSRHVV; from the coding sequence ATGGATTTCTCATTAATTTTTGACTATTTACCACCATTATTAAATGCTACGTTAGTAACAATTATGTTAGCTGTAGTGTCAGTAATTTTTGCACTAATATTGGGATTCTTCTCAGCACTAGCAAGAATATCAAAAATGAAAATATTAAGGGCCATTGCATCCGTATATATTTCAATTTTTCGTGGGACCCCTCTTTTGGTTCAAATATTTGTGATTTACTATGGTTTGCCACAGATAGATATTGCAATGAATCCTATATCATCAAGTATTTTAGCGTTAAGTTTAAATGCAGGTTCCTATTTGTCTGAGTCTTTTCGTGCTGCTATATTAGCTGTTGACAAGGGGCAGATGGAAGCGGCCGTTTCTATGGGGATGACTTATGGTCAAGCAATGAGACGTGTGATTTTGCCGCAAAGCATTCGTATAGCTATCCCGACACTGTCAAATACGTACATAATTTTAATCAAAGATACTTCGTTAGTATCTGTCATTACAGTAACCGAGCTCTTACAAATGTCTACGTTAATAATTGCTAAAACATTTGAACCTTTGACAATTTATTTAATTGCAGCCGCAATCTACTGGGTTGTTATTACATTTTTCACTGTAGTATTGGATCGTTTTGAGAAGAGAACATCCAGACATGTTGTATAA